A genomic region of Desulfomonile tiedjei contains the following coding sequences:
- a CDS encoding antitoxin, whose translation MQTKLTLRLDEDLIRRAKSFAKDKSKSVSQIVADYFASLENEPPTKQRKELTPIVRSLKGALRGADVEIEDYHRHLEERHL comes from the coding sequence ATGCAGACAAAACTCACGCTGCGGCTGGATGAAGATTTGATCCGACGAGCCAAGTCCTTCGCCAAGGATAAAAGCAAATCGGTCTCTCAGATTGTGGCCGACTATTTCGCTTCCCTGGAAAACGAGCCACCAACGAAACAGAGGAAAGAACTAACTCCCATCGTTCGTTCTCTTAAAGGAGCATTGCGCGGGGCTGATGTTGAAATTGAGGATTATCATCGGCATCTTGAGGAACGACACCTTTGA